The Polypterus senegalus isolate Bchr_013 chromosome 1, ASM1683550v1, whole genome shotgun sequence genome includes a window with the following:
- the LOC120528950 gene encoding protein rapunzel-like, with translation MEDILEYKDDIKQGLIVFLNCVAEVSSAAAVFNPVFGIVGSFIKVVLDQTGNDEISELKQEMDNIFTNLDHILVQTNETLNQVQKVSADLQYSRIERNIKDQFRMFQEIYDAKPEHKPQRTQYFEDNFPKRGEDQNLHTLYDLVMGKNLLFGQPILEVYKKYSNNDPNVMGTLCTRLRCLFSIGIIALVGYTVIIEDNEKRCIEEWRKKMEDVENKMQMILSACQKRQ, from the coding sequence ATGGAAGATATACTAGAATACAAAGATGACATTAAGCAAGGCTTGATAGTGTTTCTGAATTGTGTAGCAGAAGTTTCCTCTGCAGCAGCAGTGTTCAATCCTGTGTTTGGCATAGTAGGATCCTTCATAAAGGTTGTATTGGATCAAACAGGCAATGATGAAATCAGTGAATTGAAACAAGAAATGGACAATATTTTTACAAACTTGGATCATATCTTAGTACAAACTAATGAAACGCTGAATCAGGTTCAAAAAGTATCTGCCGATTTACAGTATTCTAGGATTGAGAGAAACATTAAAGACCAGTTTCGCATGTTTCAGGAAATTTATGATGCCAAGCCAGAACACAAACCACAAAGGACACAATACTTTGAAGATAATTTCCCAAAGAGAGGAGAAGACCAAAATCTGCACACCCTTTATGACCTTGTCATGGGAAAAAACTTACTTTTCGGCCAACCTATCTTGGAggtatataaaaagtattcaaataATGATCCCAATGTTATGGGAACCCTGTGCACTCGCTTAAGgtgtcttttttctattggaaTCATAGCCCTTGTGGGCTACACAGTTATAATTGAGGATAATGAGAAGCGATGTATTGAagaatggagaaagaaaatggaagatgttgaaaataaaatgcagatgATTTTAAGTGCGTGTCAAAAGAGGCAGTAA